ATTTTTTGATCTTATGTGCTAAATTTTTTGCCAGCGTGTAAGCTTCATCCCAGCTTACCAGATAGCATTTAAATGTATCTTGCGGCTTTACCATCGTATTGTAATGGCTTATTGTAATACATATTCTTTCCGAATTAAAGCTCCGACCCGCGCCTGGGTCTGTTTGCGGCGGCGCAACTATAAATTATAGTTAAAAACTAAACATTTTAAACTTATCTTTGCGACCTTTGCGCTCTCGGTGAATAAAATCAAGCACCGCGAAGAACACCAAGAACGCAAAAGTGTTTCATAAAATAAGTATCGAAAATTGGTTCTTAACTATAGTTAAAGACAAGATTTAAATTAGATGGGGTTATATTGGCAAAAGTTTCGGGCCCGTAGCTTAGCCAGGTGGAGCGCTCGGCTGATAACCGAGAGGTCCTGCGTTCAAATCGCAGCGGGCCCATATCGCTTGAAAAATTGGGGATTATTGAAGCTACAATAACCAATGACGATAAAGGAAAAAGGGTTAGATACAGGCTTACTGCGAAACGGAATAAAATAGCGCCTTTATTAATTGAAACAGTAAAGATATTTAGAGAATGCTGAAGAACCATTACGAGCATTGCATTTACCAAGAAAAAAGGTTTTAGGCATCCTCTCTATCTGATAGATACCCTGTCCTTTGAAAAGTAAGAGGCGGTCTGTGAATGGCAAATGTTCCATAACTCAAGTAATTTTATAGATAATGTTATAATCCCCTGCACCGCCATATTGAAGTTGATAACTTCCGATATTTGAAGGTACATTGAATGCAACACTTCCATTTATAGAGCCACCATCGGGTATATCAACTCTAGCCAATACATCATCCAATTGATAACTTCCAGATTCAACATATTTTATATTGTTAGCTATAAGGTCAAAAGTGGATGGACTTACGTGGAACTTCTCATATCCATGATTTTCTATGTTCATTGTGATAACTAAAAATACCATGCCTGAATTAGCTTCTCCATATTGCCCAATCGTATTAACCTTTTTAGCTGAATAACTGATGATTATGTTTTGAGTTGCAACAGCCGATTTAGGATTTGATGAACTCGATTGAGATGTTATACATCCCATTGCGATAACAGATACCAAAACCATTATAATTATTCCAATACGATTTAATTTCATAATATTCATCATAACCTATTGATAAAAGTAATTCTTTATTAATGTTCCTAAAAAAAGAGAAGGTATTAAAGCTCTATTATCCCATCCCTGCTGGCTTCCTCTCATTGAATGCCCTGTCATTCCCTTAAGCTTCTATAGTGCCCTTGCTGGCTGAGGCAATGAGAGCATTGGAAAAGGCAGAAGGAATTTTATAGCGGAAGCTTTATTTATAAGCATTATCATTTTTGCTTTGTTTTTGTTATTTTAAATCGGTAGCGAGCTCATTTTTTAGCACAACTTCCTGAACATCCGCGCCTGGAAGCCGTGGTACTTACAGACCCCCTCGGCATCCTTCTGGTCTATCGTCTTGCTGTCGAACGACGAGAGGTCGGCAGAATACAGAGCAAACGGCGAATCCCTCGCAACCACCTTCGCGCTGCCTTTGTAGAGCCTGACCTTCACGTTTCCTGTCACTCTTTCCTGTGTCCTGTCAATAAAAGCATTCAAATCAGAATACAGGGGCTCATCCACAAGCCCTTTATATGCAAGCTCGCTCCACGTTTCATCCACGACGGACTTGAATCTAAGTTCCTCTCTGGTAAGCACAAGTTTTTCAAGGTCTTTGTGCGCTGTTAATAGTACCGTGGCAGCCGGATGCTCATAGTTCTCCCTTGCCTTCAAGCCCAGCACCCTGTCCTCCATCATATCCGTGCGTCCCACGCCGTGTGAACCGCCTATTCTGTTGAGTTTCTGGATCAACGAAACGCCCTCCAGCTTTTTGCCATCCAGGGATACAGGCACGCCGCATTCAAACCCGACGTCAATATTCTCTGCGTCCGGCGCTTTTTCAGGCGCTACAGTCCATTCAAATATCTCCTCAGGAGGGATGAAATCAGGCTCCTCAAGACGACCGCCCTCGATGCTGCGGCTCCATATATTCTCATCCACGCTCCACGGTTTTGATTTCGTGGCTGCCACAGGTATCCCGTGCTTCTTGGCATAATCCATCTCCCACTCGCGGGTGAGGTTCATGTCCCTCATGGGAGCTATGACCTCGAGGTCGGTGCTCCTGAACACGGCTTCGAATCGCAACTGGTCGTTGCCTTTGCCCGTGCATCCATGCGCAAGGGCGTGAGCTTTTTCTTTATGTGCGATCTCCACGACTTTCTTCGCTATAAGGGGGCGGGCTATCGACGTGCCCAGAACATAGCCTTCGTAGCTGCCATTGGCTTTGATAAGTGGGAAGATGTAATCCTTTACAAACTCCTCCTTGGCGTCTATGGTGTAATGTTTGTCGCTTATTTTTTCTGCTTTGTTCTGCGCCTGCTGGATCTCTTTTGTCGGCTGTCCCACATCCACGGTCACCGTGATGGCATAATCGCAGCCGTAATGTTCTTTCAGGAGGGGTATGCACACCGAGGTGTCAAGCCCGCCCGAATATGCAAGTACTACTTTTTTCATTGTCTCGCTAAATAGTGCGAGAAGATTAATAGTTTTTGTCTATCCTTGCAGGAA
This DNA window, taken from Candidatus Methanoperedens sp., encodes the following:
- a CDS encoding DUF4352 domain-containing protein; translation: MMNIMKLNRIGIIIMVLVSVIAMGCITSQSSSSNPKSAVATQNIIISYSAKKVNTIGQYGEANSGMVFLVITMNIENHGYEKFHVSPSTFDLIANNIKYVESGSYQLDDVLARVDIPDGGSINGSVAFNVPSNIGSYQLQYGGAGDYNIIYKIT
- a CDS encoding argininosuccinate synthase, with the translated sequence MKKVVLAYSGGLDTSVCIPLLKEHYGCDYAITVTVDVGQPTKEIQQAQNKAEKISDKHYTIDAKEEFVKDYIFPLIKANGSYEGYVLGTSIARPLIAKKVVEIAHKEKAHALAHGCTGKGNDQLRFEAVFRSTDLEVIAPMRDMNLTREWEMDYAKKHGIPVAATKSKPWSVDENIWSRSIEGGRLEEPDFIPPEEIFEWTVAPEKAPDAENIDVGFECGVPVSLDGKKLEGVSLIQKLNRIGGSHGVGRTDMMEDRVLGLKARENYEHPAATVLLTAHKDLEKLVLTREELRFKSVVDETWSELAYKGLVDEPLYSDLNAFIDRTQERVTGNVKVRLYKGSAKVVARDSPFALYSADLSSFDSKTIDQKDAEGVCKYHGFQARMFRKLC